ATAGCGCAGCACATCGGGGGCACCGTAGCTTCGCAGGTCCGAAAACTCCTCGGAGCGAACAAAAGTCACGCCGGTCGACATCACCGACAGCAGCAACGGAAACAGTTCGGTGGCCGCTCCGGGCCCGATACCGGCTCCATGCAGGGTCGCATTGCCGGCCTGCGCGGCCACCTCGAGCGGCGCAGCTTCCTTCTCGCTCGGGTAGAACCACCCGACCGGAGTGACGACATTCTTGCCCGAGCGCAGCAACGCCGCGACCTCGTCGACGCTGGGCAGCAACGGCGCGTAGACCACTGCGTCGGCGTCGAGGGCCAAGATGTCATCGACGCTGTTGGTGGCGACGACTCCCAGCGGTGCGGTGCCGATGATCTCACCGACGTCTTTGCCCTTCTTGGCCTCGGAATGCACCCAGCAGCCGGCCAATTCGAGCTCTGGATGCTCGAGCACACCCTTGATCGCGGCGACCCCCACCGACCCGGTTGCCCATTGAACGACCCGCAAACTCATGTCCTCGAACTCACCTTCCTCGCGAGCAGACACACAATCGCACGTTTTGCCGCGTGGCCATGCGATTCTATGACTGCTCGCGCACAGCGGATGGCGCCCCCGCGGCGCTCAGTCATGCACCTCCACAACGTCATAGACACCGTCGCCGTAGCGGGAGCGGATGGTCTTCTTGTCGTATTTGCCCACGCTGGTGCGGGGAATCTCGTCGGCGAAAGCCCATCGCTCAGGCAACCACCACCGAGCTACCTTGTCCGCCAAGAACTTCCGCAGATCCCCGGCACTCACCTCGACCCCTTCACGGGTGACGACCACCGCCAGCGGCCGCTCCTGCCAGCGTTCGTCGGGCACGCCCACCACCGCAGCCTCGACCACCTCGGGATGCGCGATCAGACAGTTCTCCAGCTCGACCGACGAAATCCACTCGCCGCCGGACTTGATGACGTCCTTGGCCCGGTCGGTGAGCGTGATGAAGCCCTGCTCGTCGATGCGGCCGACATCGCCGGTGCGCAGCCACCCGGAGTCGAACTTCGACTCGTCATATCCCAGGTAATACGACCCGGTGATCCACGGACCGCGAACTTCCACTTCGCCGACGGCTTTGCCGTCGTTGGGTAGCACCTGGCCGTTGTCGTCGACGATCCTGGCCTCCACCCCGCACACCGGCTGGCCCTGCGTCGAGCGGATGGCCCAGTGCCGGTCCGGCGGGGTTCCCGGCGGCGGCCACGCCATGGTGGCCATCGGCGAGGTCTCCGTCATGCCCCACAGCTGCCGGATCTGGACGCCGTGCTTTTCTTCAAACGTGCGCATCAGCGATTCCGGAACCGCCGAGCCGCCGCACGCCACCAATCGCAGCGAGGACACGTCGTGGCCGGGGTCCTTCTCCAGGTGATGCATGACGTCATTCCAGATGGTCGGCACCGCGCCGGCCAAGGTGGGTCGCAGGTTCTCGATCATGTGGATGAGCGACGGGGCGTCGAGATGCCGGTCGGGGAGCACCAAGTCGGCACCGGCCATCAATGCCGCATACGGCAGCCCCCAGGCGTTGGCGTGAAACATCGGCACGATGGGCAGCACCCGATCGCTCGAGCCGACCCCGATGCCGTTGGTGGTGCACGTCGCCATGGAGTGCAGAAAGCTCGAACGATGGCTGTAGACAACGCCTTTGGGATTGCCGGTGGTGCCGCTGGTGTAGCACATCGCGGCCGCGGAGTACTCGTCGAGCTGCGGCCAGTCGAATTCGGCCGACTCGCCGTCGATCACCTCGGCGTAGCGCAGCACGGTCTTGCCGGATTCTTGTAACGGCGCGGTGTCGCCGTCCCCGACGGCGATCACCGTGTGCACGGTGTCAAGTTTGGACAGCACCGGGGCCAGCAGCCTGGCCAGGGAGAGGTCGACCAGGATGACCCGGTCTTCGGCCTCGTTGGCCACGTAGACGATCTGCTCGGCGAACAGCCGGATGTTCAGCGTGTGCAGCACCGCGCCCATCGACGGCACGGCGAGGTAGGCCACCAGATGTTCGGCGTTGTTCCACATGAAGGTGGCCACCCGCTGGTCCCCGGTGATCCCGAGGCGGCGCAATCCGTTTGCCAGCTGGGCAGCGCGCTGCCCCACATCGCGGTAGCTGCTGTGCCGATACCCGTCGCCGGTGGCCGTCACGACCTCGCGTAGGCCGTGGACACCGCAGCCGTGCCGCATGATCGCCGTGATGGTCAACGGGAATTCCTGCATCGTGCTGTACATCGATGTACCGCCTTACGGGTCTCGGCGCAGCACCGCCTCATGTCTGGTCGGGCGAATGCTATCGCCGCGGCAGGTCATGAGCTACGGGTTCCCCTTAGAACCGCGTTCAATGCCAGGCCGATCCCGGCCACGGCCGTCAGGCCAGCGCCGCCTCGTACTGCAGCAACTCCGGCATGATCCACTCCGTCGAGGTCTCGAGCGCGCGGGCGTCGTCGATGCCCGGGATGGTCGCGGCGACCGGCACCATCGTGATCGTGCCGGTGTAGTCGGCGATGTACAGATGGCCACCGTCCCGGCTCTCGATGACGCACGACGGTTGCGCGACGCGGACGGTGCCGGCGATGTCCTGGGTGAGCGTGTTCAGCACCGTGACCCGGTCCTCGCTCACCAGGTAGGCCCGATCACCGTCACCACTGAGGGTCAGGCGGGTGACCAAACCACCGATCTGGTCGATCTTGCGGGTAGCGGTGACCGTGCGGGCACGGCTGTCGACGACGTCGACCACGGCGCCGAAGTCAGCGCCGCAACTGGCGACGTAGACGGTGGCGCCGTCGGGGCTCACCGCGACATCGCGAACCGCCGAACCGATGTCGACGGTGCCGACGACGCGCAGTTGCGGCTTACCGTGCTGGTCGCTGTGGGGGCTCTTGGGGTTCTTGCGGCGCCAGCGCGAGCGGCCGGTGGCGCCCCGATCCGCGTCAGGCTCTGCGCGGGTCGCGACGACGACCAGCTGGCCGCCGGACGGACCGTTGATGCCGACGTAGAGCCGGCTCCCGTCGGCGCTGATCCGCACGCACTGGGCGGTGGTGCCCGGGGCGGCCGCGAGGTCGACGGCCTCGATGCCGCCCGTGGCGGTGTCCAGGACAGCGACGTCGGCGCTGCGGGCGCCGTTCCGGCTGGCGTAGACGTGGTTGCCGCGGGGGTCGGCGGTGAGGTCGCTGACGCTGAGCGTCAGCGGGTGGGTGGCGGCAAGGGTGTTGGTGGACGCGTCGATGACGCCGATCGAGTCGTAGGCCGGCGACACGACGCTGACGTATGCCCGCTCGGCCGGCGCGCTGCCGGTCGCGATGGCGAACGGCTCGTTGACGCCGGCGATGGTCTCCACCACCCGGCACCTGTCGGTGTCGATGACCGACACGCTGTGGTCGCTGTAATTGGTCACCAGCAGCCGGCTGCCGTCGAGGCTCATGGCCATGCCGGCGATGGGACCGTTGTTCACGCGGATCTCCACAGCGGCCGGCGAATCGGGTGTGGCGCCGGACCCGAAAAGCTGGACCTGTGCGCCGTCCCGCTCATCCCAGCTGGTGTTTTGGCCGTTCACATCGCTCACGTTGGCACCGCCTTTGCTGTGTTGCGCGGGCTTCGGACATCGCGACTGCTCTGTGCGACCTGACCGCCCGGGACCACCCGGATTTCAGCACCAAAAAGCGCTGATTGACCGCGTTCGCAAGAGTCTAGCCGTTGAATTATCGACGAAAAGATTTCGATTTCGGCATTGTTACCCAGGTCACTCCGCAGCCTCAGGCTAAACTCAGACTGCAGTAATCGGGTATTCGGTAAGGCGCCCTAGAGCAAACTTATATTGCCATGTTATCAGCGATTTCAAACGTTACGGCTAACTTGTTGCAAAGCAATTACGCAGTCGTTAGATAAGAAATTCTTATATTGCGCGACCAAAAGAGGCGAATATCACAATGCGCTAAGCCGGCTCTCGCGGCCGCCTCAGCCGAATTCGGTGCGTGGGCGTGGTAGCACGACACCGTCGACAAAGATGTCGAGCTTTTCGTTGTAAAACGCCACCAAGCCGGCGATGGCGGCGACGGCCGGCAACGGGTAATGGTAGGTCCACGCCAGGTCGGCGTGCACCATGTCGCCGACCTGCACCGACCAGTAGCCCGATGTCGTTCCCTTGTACGGGCATAGCGTCCGCGTCGAGCTGGGTTCCAGGTGTTCGAAAGCGACGTCGGTGGGATCGATGTAGTAGCGGGTCGGCAAACCGGTTTCGAACACCAGCACCGGTGACCGGGTGTCGGCGAGCACGACGCCGTCCAACTCCACCCGGACGTGGCGGCGCGAGCGCAGTGCGTCCACCCGGGTGTACGGATTGCGCGGGTGGCCATAGATCTGCTCATCCTCTTCGAACCACCGCAGCGGGTCCCAGTCGAAGCGCACCGTGCCCGCGAGTGGACTGTCGCCGTCGGCGTCGAATACCCGCGCGGCCGACGGGTGGGTCCGGTGTGCGCCGACCAGCGAATGCAACCGCGACGGGCCGAACTGGACCTGTTGGGGGTGGTCCTCGTCGCGCAGGAATTTCCTGCGGACATCGGCGATCGGCACGTAATACGTTGGGTAGTAAGGCAATTCCCACACATAGCGGGCGCCGGTGGTGTCGAATACCAGTGCGTCGTCAAGGTAGCCGCGGACGCGGCGCGGCGCCGGCTCGATGCGTCCGCGCGCGGCCGCCATCTGCGGGTAGTCGTGCTCGGTGCCCATCTGTCGCCTACTGGTCCTTCTGGTACTTGGAAGCCAGGCCGACCGGCGCGTGGGCGATCGCTTTGCGGATTGCGTCTGCCAGCGCCAGCGCGCTTTCCTCGGTGAGTTCGAGCGCGACCCGCGCGGACGGTCCGAGCTCGGGATTGATCACATCGATGTTCACCGTGTGGCCGTAGGGGGCGTGGACGGGATGATCGACATATACCGTGGCCCGGCTGGCGCCAAACCAGCCCGTCGCGCCCTTGCCGCTGCCGTCGATGTCCAGGTGTTCGGTCAGGAAAGTGCACATGGGTTGACAGACCTAGCCTTTCAGGTGCGCAGCGAAGAACTCGTTGATGCGGCGCCAACCGTCCAGCGCCGCCTCTACCCGGTATGCCGGCCGGTCGACGGAGAAGAACGCGTGACCCGCGCCCTCGTAGGAGGTGAACGAGTGCGGCTTGCCCAGCCTGGTCAGCTCGGCATCCAGTGCAGCCACGCCGGCGGGCGCCGGGAAGCGGTCCTCGACCCCGAACAACCCCAGCAGCGGGCAGCTCAGGTTCACGGCCAGGTTCCGGATGGGTTTCATGGTCTTGGGTATCCCCTCGGGGGGATCCTCGACGATGAACGCGCCGTAGCAGTCCACCGCGGCGTCGAACCGCAACGAGCACGCGGCCAGGTAGGCGTGGCGCCCGCCCGAGCAGTGCCCGATCACGCCGAATCTGCCGGTTGCGCCCGGCAGCGAGCGCAGGTGCTCCACCGCGCCGGCGACGTCGCCGACCAGTCGTTCGTCGGGCACCCCGCCCGCCGCCCGCGCCGCGGCGGCGGCGTCGTCCGGTTCGGCGCCCGGGGCCTCGCGGGAATACAGGTTGGGGGCCACCGTGTGGTAACCGTTGACCGCGAGCCGGCGAACGAACTCCTTGGTCTCGCGGTCGTAGTCCGGCATGTGGTGGATCCAGACGATGCCGCCGCGTGACCCCGCGGCGAGCGGCATGCCCCGGTAGGCCTCGATCTCGTCGCCGCCGTGCCCGGTGATCGTGACCGTCTCCGCGCGAATCGCATCCGGACTGACAGCGTTCATCGCGACACTCCTTGTCTGGCACAGCTGCTCCTCGCCACTGCCCGGTCCAACCTATCGAGTAGCGTTTAGCCGTGACACTTCGGCGGGAAAGCCCGACTCGCGGACGACGGTTACGGCTCGATGAGGCCCTGATGGAACGCGTGTTGATCAGCCCGGTGGGTGATCTGTTCGTCCTGCACGTCGCGCCGCGTGTCGACAAAGCACTGATCCCGCGCACCAATGGCCGGCTCAGTTCGGTCGGCTGGAACAAGGTCGGTCTGCTCACCTCGACCGGCGCCAAGTCCGGTCGGCCGCGCACCCAGCCGCTGACGTTTCTCGAAGACGGCGACGGTCTGCTGGCCATCGGCTCCAACTACGGGCGGGTCGACCATCCCGGGTGGAGCGCCAACCTGCTGGCGCACCCTGAATGCACCGTCGAGTTCAAAGGACCGCCCAGGCCGTACCGCGCCGAGTTGCTCACCGGCAACGACCGCGCCCAGGCCTGGGCCACGGCCGCCGACTTCTACGCCGGCTACGAGCGCTACCGCGCCAAGTGCGCTCCGCGACAGATCAGGGTGTTTCGGCTGCGGCCGCTGACCGGCTGAATGTTCAGCGAACTTTGATCGCGACCGTCACCGATTCGGTCTTCGCCGGCAGCGCCGTGGTGTCGACGACGAGAATCTCACCGTTGTCCTGAGTTCCATTGGGCAGGACCTTGGGCTGCAGGCGCATCGGCGGGGTCGCCGAAGCCAGCCCGGCCAGGCCGAAATCGCTGTCGTTGGCGATGACGAGCGTCTTACCACCGTCCGGGGTGAGCAGGCCTTCGATCTTGTCGTGTCCGTAGAAGTCACCGTGGGCCGACAGCGTTCGCAGCAGCGCTTCCAGGTCGAGCTTGAGTGTCTTGGCGGCAACGGTGATCCCGGCGGCCCTGAGCTTGGCGACGGCGTCCGCATCGCTACCCGCACCGACGGTGGTTTCGATCGGAACCCCGTTGACGAGCAGGCCGCCGCGGTCGGCCTGATAAGACGCCCCGGGCACCGTCGAGCGGGGGCCGACGTCGGTGGCCCCGGCAATGTCCACCGCGTAGATCTTCTTGCTCGCGTTGGGTGCGGGCTTGCTGTCCCGCTCAACGACCAGGAATGTGGTGGCGCTCAGCGCCGTGATCTCCGATACCGAGACGTCGGTCTCCTGGGGATTGGCCAGCGGATACAGATACTCGTGGACGATTTGCGGGTCAACGACGTTGACGGTCACGATACGGGCCAGCGGCACCGATTTTGCGGAGCCCTGCAGCCCAGGCGTCTGCAACGCCGACTGCATGATCCCGGCCAACATCGTGCCGTCGGGGCTGATGGTCAGTCCTTCCATTCCGCGGTTGGGGCTGCGCAACGACAACTCGTTGGGCAATGTGCCGTCAAACGGTGAAAGACGTTCCAGCTCTTTGCCATTGGCGTCGAAGTGGATGAGGTAGGGACCGTACTCGTCGGAAACCCAGAAGTTGCCGTCGAGTGTGGCGACCAAGCCCTCGGGGTCGACTCCGTAGTCCGAAGTCGGCAGCGGCGTGCCGTTGAGGTCCACCGCCGACTCGCCGGTATTGGCCTGCCGGTCGACCAGCCCGACCAACGGTGAGCCGTCCGGACCGCGCAGCGGGATCGTCCGCTCGACTGTGGCCACGCCGTCGGCCAGCTTGAGCTTGGCGATATGCGGCTGGAAGTCGGGTACCGGAAACACCCTTTCGTTGGGGCTACGCCCGACGACGTTGGGGCCCCGGTCGGTGAGGCCATAGATTTCGTCGGAAACGCCGGGCACCGCGGCGATCCCGGACCCGTGCGCGCTGGCCTTGATGGTGACGCCACCCATGGTGACCAGGGGCAGCTGATTCTCGGCGTAGGTCTTGACGGCGCGACTGACGGTGACGCTGAGTTCGTCGGTACCGGTGAAGCCGGCGTCGGGGGTGTAGGTCATCGATCCGTTTGCGCCGTAGGCGATGGTTCCGTGTGCAGGCTTGCCGAAGGCCACTGGTGTCAGGCCACCCGTCGCAGCCAACATGCGGTCCGGGGTGATCGTGAGGGCGGTCCCGGCTTTCGTGCTCAGATCCACCTTGCCCGGATGCGCGACCCTGAAGTCGGACGTGCTCGAGGAGCAGGCCGTCAGCGCTGTCGATACCGCTACCGTCGCAACCCACCATCTCGTCTTATTCGCCATGGGCATGATTTAGCAGGAGAAGTTGTCGCGCGGGTAACGGGAGCCGAGATTTGCTAGTGCTTCTTGTCGCGAACCTTATAGGTGGAGGGCCACGACTTGCGCGACTCGTCGCCCGTCAGCGGCGTCCCCATCCCGCCGACCTTGACGTTGTAGGCCTCCTTACCTGGGCCGACTTCGCGATTGGCGTGCTCCTGGGCAAGGTAGTAAAGCTCGTCGATGGTGGCTTCGTCGTAGGCGACGAAGGAGGTTTCCCGGACAACGTCGTCCACCCCGGCAAGCATCCGATCGGACAGCAGCCGAGACGCCAGGGCCGCCAGACCCAGCAGCGAAAACGGGACGACCCAGTAACCGATGAACGACAACGGGCTCTTCGTGTCGAGGATGGTGGCGTCGCGCAGCACGATCGGCGGGATCACCGATGACAGGGTCATACCGGCAAACGCGGCGACCCACACCCAGGTCACTGTCGCGGTCGTCCGGTTGAACAGCTCGGTCTTGACCACGTCGGGCGACTGTTCGGCCGCGGCGAACTCACGGACGAACGGGTTTCCGGCCAGCAGACCGACCAGGGCCGCAACCAAAATCCCGGCGTTGCTCAGTGGCTGTATCCACCGCGCCATCACCGGCTCACTGAGCGCAAAGGTCAGCACCGTCAGCACCGAAAACGTTGCGACAGAACCGATTTCAATCGTTCGGCCGGGTTTGTCGGTGGCCCGCCCGACCGCAAACACCGCCAGCGCGATCAACAGCGCCACCGCGACGGCAATCTCGAACGGGACATTGCCGACCAGCACCCAGTAGACGATCCACGGCGCGAAACCAAAGAGCATGCCCACGAAGGCTCAGTTTATGGCCGGTGCCGCAACCGCAGCGCGCTGCCCTTCCGAGCCCTTCCGCTGTGATGTGCTGCAGCAACTACCACAGCACGCCGTGGCCGGCGGACAGGATGAAGCCGTGGTTGCCCTGCGTCTGGCAGTGCACCGCGCCGGTGTCGTCGATCGCGCAGCTGGCACCAAGCGTCTGCACCCGTTGACCGGCGGGAAGCACCGGGACGTCACGGGTGAAGGTCGCAGTATTGGACTGGCGGTATCCGGCGGGATGAGCGGCATCGGAGAAGGTCTGGTTGGTGCCCGGCGGTGCGTCGGGGGGCACCATGTCGCAGCCGATCGGGCCGCCGTTGGGGGCCAGGCCGCACGACCATCACGCTGATCGACCGGGGAATCGACGACATCCTCGACGAGGGGTACTCCGCGCCGGAGCGTCCGTACGCACCTGGCGCCTTCGGCCCTTCCGAAACGCTGGACCAGCTGCTTGCGGAGGAAGAACCGGATCCGGCGTCGCGAATCGATGTGTTGTTGGACGAAGACGAACAGCAACGCTCCGATGAAGCCGAGCGCGAAGCCGAGTTTCCGCGGCGCAGCGAGGTCGGACGGGCCCGAGCGGGCCGCCTCGTCGCGCCTGACCTGGGCTTCGGTGAAGACACCGAGGCAGAACTGGTCGCCGAGGACGTCGGTATCAGCGGCGGCGCCGCCTCGGCTGAGGAAGCCGCGATGCACATCATCGAAGACACCGACTAACCGAGTTCGACATGGGTGCCCACCGTCGGGCGACGCCCACGATTCGGCGCCGCCGCAGTTGGTGGGCCGCACTGCTGGCCGTGTCAGCGCTGGTCGCATGCACTCCGGGGACCAGAACGAATGCACCCGCCACACAGCCGGCGCCCACCGCGACGTCCGGGACAACTGCCCCGATGACCATGCGACCGGGTGCGCTGTTCTACACCAAGGCGGGGTCGCTCTACGTCAGCGAACCCGCCGGCACCCCCGGCCGGAAGCTGCCAGACGGACCTGCGGACGCGCAGCCGGCGCCGTCCCCCGACCTGTCGCACGTGGCATTCGTCCGCAAGGCGACAGCCGCCGACTATGGCGGTGAACTGTGGATACTCGACCTGTCACCGCAACTGGCACCCGTCGGTCCACCGCGGCGCCTGGTGGACCCAGCCGCCCTTACGCATGGCACCGGCGACGTACCCGCGATGGTCGCCAGTCCCCGGTGGTCACCGACGGGAAAACAGGTTGCCCTCGTCGACAACCCGACCGGTGGAGCGGTGGACGGTGGCTACCTGCTGGTCGCGGCGGCCGACACTGGTGCGCTCGCACCCACTCCGCTGTTCACCAGGCCGGGATCGTACTACGGCGACATCACGGTGTTGGGTTCCGGCGCTGTGGCGTTCACGGCGCAACCTGCCGGGCGGGGCGCCGCCGATCCATCGAAGACGATCCAGGTCCTCGATGCGGGTTCGTCGATGCCGCGCACGACGGTCACCGACGTCGCGGTGATGTTGAGCTGTCAAGACTCTACTCGCGGAGGGAGCGTTTGTAATGCCGCCCAGGAACCGGTGTGGGGTGCCGGCGACTTCGTCGCCTACCTGGACACTTCCGCCGGCAATGGGCTGGTGGTAACGGATCTCGACAACCGCAGCCCTGCACGGGTCGACACCGGCGTGGACACCTTTGCATGGGCGCCGGCGGCGCGATAAGGATTCTAGGTCTGCTGCGCCCGCACCCACTCGAACAGACCGGCCGGATACGCCTGGCCCTGATACCCCACATATGCCACGCCGAGAAGCTTGTCGGCGTCTCGCGTCCACGCGATGCCGCCATCTCGGTCGGGCAGGAAGGTGCTCGCGCGTCCGCAGACCACCGACCCGTATCTGGTCCCGTCCGATTTCGTTAGCGGAATGGGAAGCGACGATCGCATGCCTGGACAGGCGGCAGGCGTCCAATCCGGACCACTCAAGGCGGACGCGAATGCCTCGTGCATCGCTTTGTCATCGCCGAACAGCCAATAGGTCGCTGCCGTCGGGCCGCCGGGCAGTGAGTTGGCCCCGCAGCTCACAGCGGCAAGTGCCGCCCCAGCCGCGGTCGGTTTGCATACGCCGCTGCCGTAGCCTGCCGGCAGCAAGCCCGTCAAGTCGCTCAGCGGGTCGGCGCTGGCCGGCGCGACGGTACTCACGGCTGTCGCAACAACGGCGGCAACGATGCAGCTCAAACGAATCATGAAGCCACGCTCGTTCTTCGAGGTGCTCCTCGTACAGGGACTTTGGACCTCAATGCACGGTGTCGAGGCCCTCTGCCAATCCTCCATGGATTCCCAGTCGCCGGATCGTCCGGCGTTGCGGTTGACGTCGAGCCGGTGGCCGCAGAACGCCTTGGTGTCGTCTCGGGTGACGTGGTGGGCATGGTGTTCACTCAGTATTGCCGGTAGCGACGTTGGACGTGTTCCTGGCGGACGCGTATTTGTTCTCGCCGGTCCTCTGGCGAGAACCTGGGTGTCGACGAGGGCAGGTGATCGTCAATCTCGTCGAAAACGACCTTGCGCACCGTCACCACTGGCAGCCGCTCGGTCGGCTGGGAATAGGTCCACCGCATGGTCATGAAGCCCCGGCGTAGTCCGGTGGTGTCCAGCCAGTTGGGCACACCGGGGTCGCGGTGGGCGACCACGTAACGGTAGTGCCCGTCATCGTCGCGGCGGGCCTGCCTGCCGTTGAGGCTGCTGACGTGGTTGGCGTAGTCGTGTGACTCGCCCCAGACGTTGGCCAGGTGGAAGCCCATGTAGGCGGGCGGTTCGAAAACTTCGGTGTCGATGAGCAGGACCTCATCCTCATCGAGTTCATACAGGCCACCGGAGTAGACGTTGGTGCTCTGTCCGCCGCCAGTGGCCAGTGACGCACCAGCCGGCGCGTTGAAGCCGTTGCGCGGCATGAAGGTCAGCCCGTCGCCGTTGCGATCTCCGTGCGCCTCGAGCACCACGTCGTAGAACTTGTTCCAGAACCGGGTCTGGTTGTCGACGATCTCGCCGACGCGGCGCATTGCGGCGGCCGCCGTGGCCGGGTCCAACGCGGGCGGATGTTCACCGACCT
The nucleotide sequence above comes from Mycobacterium pseudokansasii. Encoded proteins:
- a CDS encoding long-chain fatty acid--CoA ligase, with protein sequence MYSTMQEFPLTITAIMRHGCGVHGLREVVTATGDGYRHSSYRDVGQRAAQLANGLRRLGITGDQRVATFMWNNAEHLVAYLAVPSMGAVLHTLNIRLFAEQIVYVANEAEDRVILVDLSLARLLAPVLSKLDTVHTVIAVGDGDTAPLQESGKTVLRYAEVIDGESAEFDWPQLDEYSAAAMCYTSGTTGNPKGVVYSHRSSFLHSMATCTTNGIGVGSSDRVLPIVPMFHANAWGLPYAALMAGADLVLPDRHLDAPSLIHMIENLRPTLAGAVPTIWNDVMHHLEKDPGHDVSSLRLVACGGSAVPESLMRTFEEKHGVQIRQLWGMTETSPMATMAWPPPGTPPDRHWAIRSTQGQPVCGVEARIVDDNGQVLPNDGKAVGEVEVRGPWITGSYYLGYDESKFDSGWLRTGDVGRIDEQGFITLTDRAKDVIKSGGEWISSVELENCLIAHPEVVEAAVVGVPDERWQERPLAVVVTREGVEVSAGDLRKFLADKVARWWLPERWAFADEIPRTSVGKYDKKTIRSRYGDGVYDVVEVHD
- a CDS encoding YncE family protein, giving the protein MSDVNGQNTSWDERDGAQVQLFGSGATPDSPAAVEIRVNNGPIAGMAMSLDGSRLLVTNYSDHSVSVIDTDRCRVVETIAGVNEPFAIATGSAPAERAYVSVVSPAYDSIGVIDASTNTLAATHPLTLSVSDLTADPRGNHVYASRNGARSADVAVLDTATGGIEAVDLAAAPGTTAQCVRISADGSRLYVGINGPSGGQLVVVATRAEPDADRGATGRSRWRRKNPKSPHSDQHGKPQLRVVGTVDIGSAVRDVAVSPDGATVYVASCGADFGAVVDVVDSRARTVTATRKIDQIGGLVTRLTLSGDGDRAYLVSEDRVTVLNTLTQDIAGTVRVAQPSCVIESRDGGHLYIADYTGTITMVPVAATIPGIDDARALETSTEWIMPELLQYEAALA
- a CDS encoding DUF427 domain-containing protein, whose product is MGTEHDYPQMAAARGRIEPAPRRVRGYLDDALVFDTTGARYVWELPYYPTYYVPIADVRRKFLRDEDHPQQVQFGPSRLHSLVGAHRTHPSAARVFDADGDSPLAGTVRFDWDPLRWFEEDEQIYGHPRNPYTRVDALRSRRHVRVELDGVVLADTRSPVLVFETGLPTRYYIDPTDVAFEHLEPSSTRTLCPYKGTTSGYWSVQVGDMVHADLAWTYHYPLPAVAAIAGLVAFYNEKLDIFVDGVVLPRPRTEFG
- a CDS encoding DUF6295 family protein encodes the protein MCTFLTEHLDIDGSGKGATGWFGASRATVYVDHPVHAPYGHTVNIDVINPELGPSARVALELTEESALALADAIRKAIAHAPVGLASKYQKDQ
- a CDS encoding dienelactone hydrolase family protein, with the translated sequence MNAVSPDAIRAETVTITGHGGDEIEAYRGMPLAAGSRGGIVWIHHMPDYDRETKEFVRRLAVNGYHTVAPNLYSREAPGAEPDDAAAAARAAGGVPDERLVGDVAGAVEHLRSLPGATGRFGVIGHCSGGRHAYLAACSLRFDAAVDCYGAFIVEDPPEGIPKTMKPIRNLAVNLSCPLLGLFGVEDRFPAPAGVAALDAELTRLGKPHSFTSYEGAGHAFFSVDRPAYRVEAALDGWRRINEFFAAHLKG
- a CDS encoding nitroreductase family deazaflavin-dependent oxidoreductase, with amino-acid sequence MTLRRESPTRGRRLRLDEALMERVLISPVGDLFVLHVAPRVDKALIPRTNGRLSSVGWNKVGLLTSTGAKSGRPRTQPLTFLEDGDGLLAIGSNYGRVDHPGWSANLLAHPECTVEFKGPPRPYRAELLTGNDRAQAWATAADFYAGYERYRAKCAPRQIRVFRLRPLTG
- a CDS encoding esterase-like activity of phytase family protein; translation: MPMANKTRWWVATVAVSTALTACSSSTSDFRVAHPGKVDLSTKAGTALTITPDRMLAATGGLTPVAFGKPAHGTIAYGANGSMTYTPDAGFTGTDELSVTVSRAVKTYAENQLPLVTMGGVTIKASAHGSGIAAVPGVSDEIYGLTDRGPNVVGRSPNERVFPVPDFQPHIAKLKLADGVATVERTIPLRGPDGSPLVGLVDRQANTGESAVDLNGTPLPTSDYGVDPEGLVATLDGNFWVSDEYGPYLIHFDANGKELERLSPFDGTLPNELSLRSPNRGMEGLTISPDGTMLAGIMQSALQTPGLQGSAKSVPLARIVTVNVVDPQIVHEYLYPLANPQETDVSVSEITALSATTFLVVERDSKPAPNASKKIYAVDIAGATDVGPRSTVPGASYQADRGGLLVNGVPIETTVGAGSDADAVAKLRAAGITVAAKTLKLDLEALLRTLSAHGDFYGHDKIEGLLTPDGGKTLVIANDSDFGLAGLASATPPMRLQPKVLPNGTQDNGEILVVDTTALPAKTESVTVAIKVR
- a CDS encoding DUF5709 domain-containing protein, with amino-acid sequence MTLIDRGIDDILDEGYSAPERPYAPGAFGPSETLDQLLAEEEPDPASRIDVLLDEDEQQRSDEAEREAEFPRRSEVGRARAGRLVAPDLGFGEDTEAELVAEDVGISGGAASAEEAAMHIIEDTD
- a CDS encoding TolB family protein, with product MTMRPGALFYTKAGSLYVSEPAGTPGRKLPDGPADAQPAPSPDLSHVAFVRKATAADYGGELWILDLSPQLAPVGPPRRLVDPAALTHGTGDVPAMVASPRWSPTGKQVALVDNPTGGAVDGGYLLVAAADTGALAPTPLFTRPGSYYGDITVLGSGAVAFTAQPAGRGAADPSKTIQVLDAGSSMPRTTVTDVAVMLSCQDSTRGGSVCNAAQEPVWGAGDFVAYLDTSAGNGLVVTDLDNRSPARVDTGVDTFAWAPAAR